One Candida dubliniensis CD36 chromosome 1, complete sequence genomic region harbors:
- a CDS encoding ATP-sulfurylase, putative (Similar to C. albicans MET3;~Similar to S. cerevisiae MET3) → MPIPTPHGGKLRDLVIRDAPLKQQLLQEAKTLPALTLTARQLCDLELILNGGFSPLTGFLNQEDYNSVVNDLRLSSVKNESNGKGLLWPIPITLDVDETTSKKHSVGDRIVLLDLRDETPLAILTIESIYKPNKKLEAEKVFRGDPEHPANKYLFETAGDYYIGGELQGINYPKHYDYVDARKTPTELRQEFERLGWAQENIVAFQTRNPMHRAHRELTIRAAHDIGDKAHILIHPVVGLTKPGDIDHHTRVKVYKQILTKFPEGLATLSLLPLAMRMGGDREALWHALIRTNYGVDHFIVGRDHAGPGKNSQGVDFYGPYDAQELLAKYDDELNIKIVPFRMVTYLPDEDRYAPIDTIDVKKVRTANISGTELRNKLKTGDEIPSWFSYPEVVKILRETNPPRSKQGFAILIDNSNKLGDYLSFALQSTLNQFSGERRITKLNADQANDSFIIGELVKAGSGVIVPTTNPTPIVNVVGNGNSLVVNQKNNNNNQASGNADGEFNLSNDDLVAVVDEIVNYLKDQGFY, encoded by the coding sequence ATGCCGATTCCTACTCCTCATGGTGGTAAATTAAGAGATTTGGTCATCCGTGATGCTCCActcaaacaacaattattacaagAAGCTAAAACTTTACCGGCATTGACATTAACTGCTAGACAATTATGTGATTtagaattaattttaaacGGGGGGTTTTCTCCATTAACTGGATTCTTAAATCAAGAAGATTACAATAGTGTGGTGAATGATTTAAGATTAAGTAGTGTTAAGAATGAATCCAATGGTAAAGGTTTATTATGGCCAATTCCAATCACATTAGATGTTGATGAAACCACTTCTAAAAAACATTCTGTTGGTGATAGAATAGttttattggatttaaGAGATGAAACTCCATTGGCTATTTTAAccattgaatcaatttataaacctaataaaaaattagaaGCAGAAAAAGTATTCCGTGGAGATCCAGAACATCCTgctaataaatatttatttgaaactGCTGGTGACTATTACATTGGTGGTGAATTACAAGGGATCAATTATCCTAAACATTATGATTATGTTGATGCTAGAAAAACTCCTACTGAATTAAgacaagaatttgaaagattGGGTTGGGCTcaagaaaatattgttgCCTTCCAAACCAGAAACCCTATGCATAGAGCTCATCGTGAATTAACCATTAGAGCTGCTCATGATATTGGTGACAAAGCTcatattttgattcatcCAGTGGTTGGTTTGACAAAACCAGGAGATATCGATCATCATACTCGTGTGAAAGTATATAAACAAATCTTGACGAAATTCCCTGAAGGATTAGCTACATTATctttattaccattagCCATGAGAATGGGTGGTGATAGAGAAGCATTATGGCATGCTTTAATTAGAACCAATTATGGGGTTGATCATTTTATCGTTGGTAGAGACCATGCTGGTCCTGGGAAAAACTCTCAAGGAGTGGATTTCTATGGTCCTTATGATGCTCAAGAATTATTAGCTaaatatgatgatgaattaaatatCAAGATTGTTCCATTTAGAATGGTCACTTATTTACCTGATGAGGATAGATATGCCCCAATCGATACCATTGATGTGAAAAAAGTTAGAACGGCAAATATTTCTGGAACAGAATtaagaaataaattgaaaactggTGATGAAATCCCAAGTTGGTTTTCTTATCCTGAAGTGGTCAAAATTTTAAGAGAAACTAATCCACCAAGATCAAAACAAGGTTTTGctattttaattgataattctaataaattGGGTGATTATTTATCTTTTGCCTTACAATCTActttgaatcaatttctgGGTGAACGTAGAATCACAAAATTGAATGCTGATCAAGCTAATGATTCATTTATCATTGGAGAATTGGTTAAAGCTGGTTCAGGAGTTATTgttccaacaacaaaccCAACTCCAATTGTTAATGTTGTGGGTAATGGTAACTCATTAGTCgtcaaccaaaaaaataataataataatcaagcTTCTGGTAATGCTGATGgtgaattcaatttgtctaatgatgatttggtTGCAGTGGTTGATGAAATTGTGAATTACTTAAAAGATCAAGGATTTTATTGA